From the genome of Acropora palmata chromosome 8, jaAcrPala1.3, whole genome shotgun sequence:
GTGGGGGGGTGCGAACGCACCCCGTGCACCCCCCTTGGTTACGGGCCTGTAACCTTTGTGTATTCCTTATCACAGCCATCAAATCTGCACCTAATATTTCCTGTTTCGTGTGAGTGCCGCGAATTAAAATGCGAGAGCAGCAAGTTCAAagtcaaacaaataaaaaccttaCAAAAGACACATTTCCACGCCATGACCAAAGGAATCAAAGCTGGGAAAAGCGCGGGAAATGCCGATTCGGATGCTGATGTCATCCTCAGTGTTTACCAATCGCAAGTCCAAGAAATGACGTAGTGAAGACTTGGCCAATCGTAACGTCAGACGCGCCCTCAAGTGGCAAGGTGGCAAAAACCGTCACAGTAACATTACGCGGGGAACACTTCATGCGAGAAGGTTGTACTTTCGACGAACGGTTAGCAGTTGGGCAGTGCGTAGTGCATGGTTTATACGAAGACGCTGTGCTTTCGACGTGAGGTTAACGACTGGGAATTACTTGATACATACTTTATACGAAAACGCTGTGTTTTCGACGAGAGGCGAACGACTGGCATTGAAGCGATGAACCGCAATGTAGAATTTATTCCTGCTGACCCTGCCGAATTGTCGCAATGGCTCAAAAAGAGCAAGAAGCTTCGCTCCGACACATGTGATATATTAAAAGGTACGTAGTGGtcgttttttttgtcttttttcgtGATGATGGTATGTGTGACGTCCAATCTTGACATCTCCAGTATGCTTGTTTGTCCCTGGCCCACCTAGTTTGATTTTCCTGAGAGACTCCGATCCTTCACAGAAAATGAACTCATTGTGTGGCAAACATGCACTTTTACCATGTACAAATCGGGAGGCGTCGTCGATCGATGGTTAAAATGCATACACTCCTAAAATTAAATTCGCTGTCCTGGTAAAGCAACCAGAGGCTGGGATGTATTTTACGAAATCAATCTATTTGATTTAACAAACCTTGTTAAAGCTTTTGGCGCCAGTTTTCAGGGTAAAACTAATTTAGAGGTCAGAACTTACAGGGTTTCTACAGAAAttgcgtgatttttcccgcgaaactctccccccctccccccaccaCACAAATGCAGgttcaaaaatgttgaaatgaattcaaacATGATTGGATTCCcctaaagaatattttttccgCATATGGGATAATTAGAAAATCTTTATGTGGAGACAATTCTCATGAAAGActatttaattatttgtttagaaGCCTTGCTAATTAACCCCACGAAGCggttttgtgttttcattttttatttataagtGTTGCTTCATTCTTACAGAAATtacttcatttgtgttttagCAAACAAGGTGGAAGGAAAAACTTTAATCCGACTCACAAGGTCTGATCTCACTGACCTCATACCAGGAGATTTTCTTGCTCGTAAGGTGCTATGGGATCTTGTTGTAAGAGCAGAAAATAGTTCAGTGTGTTTGATGACATATCATTACAAGGAAAGATGAAATGTTTATCATTGTTTGGACTCCATAGTTTGAGAATATGTAGGGATCAGGTATGAAATGGATTCACAAATGCATCTGTTGCAATATTGCATGGATCACACACCATCATACACATGTGTGAAATTATCATTTGCATACTGCAGATCTGCATTAGGGAACTACCTTATCACAAATTTCTGTGGAGATGTCAATGTGCAAACAATTGACCACTTGTTTTTAAGTAACAGTGAGATGAGTAAAGTGACTGATAAGAAGGAGCTGTTCACCTTTGTTTACTGGATGTGCCTGAAATTGGTTAAAGTTACCCTTAACGTGTTGATGAAGTGACTAAATACAGTGTTGGGTTACCATACAAAGCCTTTCCTTTTGAATCTGCAGCAGAACTCATCCTTCAAAATAGTGGAGAAGCAAGATGAGTTGGCTATCGAAGAAGACAATGAGTTTGATTTCAGAAGAGTAAgaactttaaaacaataaactgacatatttttgtgttgaaaatgatgcaaaattaaaaaggacCTTTAccatcaaactttttttggtGTTGTGAAAAATGTAAGAACCGTGGCTGATTGGTTTTTCGAGACATATTTGATACATTGAAGAcatatttacaattattgatcagtatctttttgtttttcttacccctttcattttaaactttcattattttccagagttcaaacaatttgttttttcaaatttacttcaaataTAGACACAGTGTAGCCCACCAGCCCTGGTAAGGAAGGAACGTTCTAAATCCCCATCAACATTGTCTGTTGACTCAGACCAGAGTGACAGGAGCTTTGGCTTTGACATTGACACACCCAGGCCTTCAACACCCATATTCCCTAAGAGCGAGTCTCATAAATGGGCCTCCTTCACATTTCCATTGCCACCAGGATTAAAGAGTCATAAAGAAGTGCCAGACAACTTACGAAAACAAATTATCAGGGATGCCTACACTTGCATGAGGGCCCAGgcacaaaatgataaaatcaaTAGTCAGGACTTCACAATTGTTGCCAAACAGATTTGCAAAGCAGTTCCACAGCTGAAAGATCACCCTCCTCCAGGCAACAGATGTAGTTTGGGGGATTTTGAATATTGGGTGAGTTCCATAACATTGCTGTAAGTTTCCCTTGAACCatacaggaaatgtggtatgTAAATGTATGTGTAGTATGTAGAATGGACTCGTTGTCCCAATAGCATTCAAAGCACGATCGCTGAGCAGGGTTTGAGCACGAGATATTAATTAAGCCTGATAGAATAATTAACTTTGTGCCAACATGAACATTGGGAGTTAAAATTTTAGGTAAATTCTAACATTCTACAATGAATCTAGGGACTGAAAGCCGGTGAATAAGTAATAATCAGTACCAGTCacctgcaattttttttcgggGGGGTGGAGTACAAAAGTGGActtattaactttttctgTCTTTCGAATGGGTACTTATTCAAGGTGGGAGCTAATTCGAATAAATATGTTAACTTGATATAATTTAGGTAGCAGATAACAATGATCAgcctacaaaaaaatcacttTCCTGCACACCATTTACATCGACCTTTTGGGCATGTCACATTCGTTTGAACTGAAAATGTGTATTACCTTGCTGGCATACTAACAAatacattttacagttgtattGTTCCTCACACCTTTCAATATCATGCTATTCTACTGCAGGGAACTGTCCGTTACCTCTTGAGAAAGCGTCACACCAATCTTAAAAGACCAGTCGATAATGATTGCAAAGAAgagatggaaagaaagaaaaagtgtgTTGATTCTTTGAGGCCGACCCCTGCAGACATTGCCAATCATCATAAACAGATAATGATTGAACTGCGTAAGGTGGATGTTAACGTTGATGCTGTGAGAAAGTTGCAGAAGCTTTCATTTCTGCAGAGGGCTGATGATATCAGCAACATTCATGGAACAGATGCATTgaccaaaattttgaaaaattacccATTCCTTCAGTTAGAAGAACAGGTATTATacattgtttcaaatttattgGGTTATGCCAGTGGTAAAAAATGGCCCCTTCATCATTCTTAACAGCCAagtaacattattttttcgaTAATTGCAGATATCCAGCCCCAAAGACATtcctctttcaattttttgctaGAGTTTTCTTTCTGCTTTACATCTGATTTTACATGAATATATGTTCCTTAATTTTTACTTTATCAATTTTAAGTTGCTGTATGAGCTGGAATTACATGTGCAAAGAATCCTGGGAAAAGAGGTCAGATTTGAAGACATAAAGGAAAACTGGAAGAAGCTGATGCCCACCTTATGCAAGGCTGAGACTACTAAGGGTAGGTAAAGGATGGTATGATAGAACACATATTTAGCAAACAATGGCTTTTGAAGAACAGTCTTTACACTCAAATTGTGGCAAATTTGACTGACATATCTCTTAATACTgtaaatattatatatattatattcaAATATTACCGTATATGTTTACCGTAGTTATTCGGTTATAAGGCGCACTTGGTTATAAGACGCACCCCAAACTTAGCAATTTAATCAAGCTAAgttctcaaactgaaaattacgcgaaaatactcggttataagacgCACCCGAAAATTGAGAGTTATCAAAAGGATGTGATGAATTTGAGAACAATTATCCTTAAACGATTGGCATGCGAACTCTTTTTGTTAACGTAAACAAAAGTGGGAAAGCACGCATTTAATGATATAcgtaaaaacaaaagcaaaaagttCACACCTGTA
Proteins encoded in this window:
- the LOC141889224 gene encoding uncharacterized protein LOC141889224; its protein translation is MRAQAQNDKINSQDFTIVAKQICKAVPQLKDHPPPGNRCSLGDFEYWGTVRYLLRKRHTNLKRPVDNDCKEEMERKKKCVDSLRPTPADIANHHKQIMIELRKVDVNVDAVRKLQKLSFLQRADDISNIHGTDALTKILKNYPFLQLEEQLLYELELHVQRILGKEVRFEDIKENWKKLMPTLCKAETTKGR